AACCCGCAGGCGATTGCACATTCTTTCCGCGCCGGGTAGGCTCGCCCGGCGACAGGCCCGCTAGCCCTCGCGCGCCTGTCTTTTCTCCCCGCGAGTGACGCATGGCCAGCGATCTTCGAACGACGTACGACAATGTTTGCACGCATGCCCGCGAAACGGCAGTGCTGAACTCGATCGAATCGCTCTTGTCGTGGGACGAGCAGGTATTGTTGCCCGCCGAGGGGGCCGAATACCGCGCCGAGCAGGCGAGGCTGATGGCCGGATTGGGGCATGCCCGCGAAACCGATCTGCACTATGGCGCGGCGCTGGGCGAATTGGCGGCCAGTTCGTGGGCTGCCGATCGCCAGAGCGATTCGGGCGCGACGATCTATCACCTCAAACGCCGCTACGACAAGCGAACTCGGCTACCGCAACGGCTGGTCGAGGCGCTGGCCGAGGCGACCGTCCTGGCACAGCAGACCTGGCAGCGGGCGCGCAAGCAGAACGATTTCGCCATGTTCGCGCCGCACCTCGATCAGGTCTTGCGGCTCAAACGGGAAGAGGCACAGGCCCTGTGCACGGGCGGACCGCTCTACGACGCGCTGCTCGACGATTATGAGCCGCTGGCGAAATCGGCCGAGGTTGGACGCGTGCTCGCCGATTTACGCGCCGAGCTGGTGCCGCTGGTCGCACAGATTGCCGAGGCCCGGCAGCGCCCGGACGAACGCGTGCTCGCGGGAAGTTTCGCCGTCGCGGCACAAGAGGCGCTCGGACGCAAGGCAGCCGCGACGATCGGTTTCGATTTTCAGCGCGGGCGGCTGGATGTTTCGGCACACCCGTTTTGCAGCACCGTCGGGCCGCGCGATTGCCGCCTGACCACGCGCTACCGCGAGCACGATTTCGGCGACGCGTTCTTCAGCACGCTGCACGAAACAGGGCATGGACTGTACGAACAGGGCCTACCGGCGGAACATTACGGTTTGCCGCTGGGCGAAGCCGTATCGCTAGGCATCCACGAATCGCAATCGCGAATGTGGGAGAACCTCGTCGGCC
This region of Pirellulales bacterium genomic DNA includes:
- a CDS encoding carboxypeptidase M32, which gives rise to MASDLRTTYDNVCTHARETAVLNSIESLLSWDEQVLLPAEGAEYRAEQARLMAGLGHARETDLHYGAALGELAASSWAADRQSDSGATIYHLKRRYDKRTRLPQRLVEALAEATVLAQQTWQRARKQNDFAMFAPHLDQVLRLKREEAQALCTGGPLYDALLDDYEPLAKSAEVGRVLADLRAELVPLVAQIAEARQRPDERVLAGSFAVAAQEALGRKAAATIGFDFQRGRLDVSAHPFCSTVGPRDCRLTTRYREHDFGDAFFSTLHETGHGLYEQGLPAEHYGLPLGEAVSLGIHESQSRMWENLVGRGLPFWEFFYPQLQAAFPAFRETPLDAFYGAANRVQPSLIRTESDEATYNLHICVRFELEQALLVDELRVGDLPGAWQERYRDVVGAVSTTDADGVLQDVHWAAGLLGYFPTYTLGNLYAAQFFEQAIADLGDLPALLRRGETGGLLGWLRDKIHRHGKRYSAAELVQRVTGRPLSHAALMNHLRSKLGPLYGF